One Pantoea eucalypti genomic region harbors:
- the ppsR gene encoding pyruvate, water dikinase regulatory protein, protein MTTDRSVFYISDGTAITAEVLGHAVLSQFPVNITSLTLPFVENVQRALAVKAQINALYQQSGVRPLVFFSIVTPEVRDIIVQSDGFCQDIVQALVAPLQQELGLSPAPVAHRTHGLDASNLGKYDARIAAIDYALAHDDGISLRGLEDAQVILLGVSRCGKTPTSLYLAMQFGVRAANYPFIADDMDNLKLPPALRAHQNKLFGLTIDPERLAAIRQERAENTRYASMRQCRLEVGEVEALFRTHQIRYLNSTNYSVEEIATKILDIMGLTRRMY, encoded by the coding sequence ATGACAACTGACAGAAGCGTTTTTTATATCTCCGATGGTACGGCCATTACGGCTGAAGTACTGGGTCATGCGGTGCTGTCACAATTTCCGGTTAATATCACCAGTCTGACGCTGCCCTTCGTAGAAAATGTCCAGCGTGCGCTGGCGGTTAAAGCCCAGATTAACGCCCTTTATCAGCAGAGCGGTGTGCGGCCACTGGTGTTTTTCTCGATCGTCACCCCGGAAGTGCGCGACATCATCGTGCAGAGCGACGGCTTTTGTCAGGATATCGTGCAGGCGCTGGTGGCACCGCTGCAGCAGGAGCTGGGTTTGTCCCCCGCACCGGTTGCTCACCGTACTCACGGACTGGATGCCAGTAATCTGGGTAAATATGATGCGCGTATTGCGGCGATCGATTACGCACTGGCGCATGATGACGGTATCTCGCTGCGCGGACTCGAGGATGCGCAGGTTATTCTGTTGGGTGTCTCGCGCTGTGGTAAAACTCCCACCAGCCTCTATCTGGCGATGCAATTTGGTGTGCGCGCCGCCAACTACCCGTTCATCGCAGATGACATGGATAACCTCAAACTGCCGCCCGCGCTGCGCGCGCATCAGAATAAACTGTTCGGGCTGACTATCGATCCGGAACGCCTGGCGGCGATACGTCAGGAGCGGGCGGAAAATACCCGTTACGCCTCAATGCGTCAGTGCCGACTGGAAGTGGGCGAAGTAGAAGCGCTGTTTCGCACCCATCAGATCCGCTATCTCAACAGCACCAACTACTCGGTGGAAGAGATTGCCACCAAAATTCTCGACATCATGGGTCTGACGCGCCGCATGTACTGA
- a CDS encoding protein adenylyltransferase SelO encodes MSSGKAIFDNTWFRELTGCYTALNPTPLTGGRLLYHNAPLATSMGLDSKLFAGNGHDVWHGAALLPGMQPLAQVYSGHQFGVWAGQLGDGRGILLGEQRLDDGSKLDWHLKGAGLTPYSRMGDGRAVIRSSVREFLASEALHHLGIPTTRALTLSIGDEPVYRETTERGAMLMRISPSHLRFGHFEHFFYSQQQEKVQQLADYAIRHHWPHLEAEADRYQQWFTDIVLRTARLIALWQSVGFAHGVMNTDNMSIFGLTIDYGPFGFLDDYQPDFICNHSDYQGRYSFENQPMIGLWNLNRLAHALSGLLTTEQLRTALSAYEPELMRVWGERMRAKLGLLTQQSNDNEILTDLLALMTQEHSDYTLTFRLLSETQQAESRSPLRDEFIDREAFDGWYQRYRSRLMDEQVSDTERQAVMKAANPAVILRNYLAQQAIEEAERGEQGALARLHQALQQPFSDETAAEYRQRPPDWGKTLEVSCSS; translated from the coding sequence ATGTCTTCTGGTAAGGCCATTTTTGACAACACCTGGTTTCGGGAACTGACAGGGTGTTACACCGCGCTAAACCCCACACCGCTGACAGGCGGACGCCTGCTGTATCACAACGCACCACTTGCAACCTCAATGGGTCTGGATAGCAAACTTTTTGCCGGTAACGGTCATGACGTCTGGCACGGCGCAGCCCTGCTGCCCGGCATGCAGCCGCTGGCGCAGGTCTACAGTGGCCATCAGTTTGGTGTCTGGGCGGGCCAGCTTGGTGACGGGCGCGGCATTCTGCTGGGTGAACAGCGCCTTGATGATGGCAGTAAACTTGACTGGCATCTCAAGGGCGCAGGCCTGACGCCTTACTCAAGGATGGGGGATGGTCGCGCTGTCATCCGTTCCAGCGTGCGAGAGTTCCTCGCCTCAGAGGCGCTGCACCATCTTGGCATTCCCACCACGCGAGCATTGACCCTGTCGATAGGCGATGAGCCGGTCTACCGCGAAACCACCGAGCGTGGCGCAATGCTGATGCGTATCTCACCGAGCCATCTGCGGTTCGGGCATTTCGAGCATTTCTTTTATAGTCAGCAGCAGGAGAAAGTTCAGCAGCTGGCCGACTACGCGATTCGTCATCACTGGCCGCATCTGGAAGCGGAAGCGGACCGCTATCAGCAATGGTTTACCGACATTGTGTTACGTACCGCGCGGCTGATTGCCCTGTGGCAGAGCGTGGGCTTTGCGCATGGGGTGATGAACACCGACAACATGTCGATTTTTGGCCTGACCATCGACTATGGCCCCTTTGGTTTTCTGGATGATTATCAGCCTGACTTCATCTGCAATCACAGCGACTATCAGGGTCGCTACAGCTTTGAAAATCAGCCGATGATTGGCCTGTGGAATCTTAACCGGCTGGCGCACGCGCTTTCGGGTCTGCTGACCACGGAGCAGTTGCGGACGGCACTGAGCGCCTATGAACCTGAACTTATGCGGGTCTGGGGCGAGCGGATGCGTGCGAAGCTCGGTCTGTTGACACAGCAGAGCAACGATAATGAGATTCTGACCGATCTGCTGGCCCTGATGACCCAGGAGCACAGCGATTACACGCTGACGTTCCGGCTGCTAAGTGAGACTCAACAGGCTGAAAGCCGCTCACCGTTGCGCGATGAGTTTATCGATCGTGAGGCGTTTGATGGCTGGTATCAGCGCTATCGCAGCCGTCTGATGGACGAGCAGGTCAGTGATACGGAACGTCAGGCAGTGATGAAGGCCGCTAATCCGGCGGTGATTCTGCGCAACTATCTGGCACAGCAGGCGATTGAAGAGGCGGAGCGGGGCGAGCAGGGTGCGCTGGCACGCCTGCATCAGGCGTTACAGCAGCCCTTTAGCGATGAGACGGCCGCTGAATATCGTCAGCGGCCGCCAGACTGGGGCAAAACGTTAGAGGTGAGCTGCTCCAGCTAA
- the ydiK gene encoding AI-2E family transporter YdiK, translating into MMKSQYRDMDLPQILFTLMFILLLIVACLWVVQPFILGFAWASMVVIATWPLMLKFQRLLWGRRSLAVIVMTLLLLLLFIIPIALLVSSLIDNSAPVIAWVTQGHTMPKLTWLREIPMVGKKLYVSYDTLVASGGAGVMAKIQPYIGRTTGFFVAQAGHFGRFMIHLGVMLLFSVLLYWRGEQAAQGIRHFAFRMAGRRGDAAVMLAAQSIRAVALGVVVTALVQGVLGGIGLAISGIPYATLLTVLMILCCLVQLGPLLVLVPAIIYLYWSGDTTWGTVLLVWSCVVGTMDNVLRPMLIRMGADLPMILILSGVIGGLFAFGMIGLFIGPVVLAVSYRLVSVWVHEAPAPDKDPMASADALADHEGTPPAV; encoded by the coding sequence ATGATGAAAAGCCAGTACCGGGATATGGATTTACCGCAAATACTCTTCACCCTGATGTTCATTCTGCTGCTGATCGTCGCCTGTTTATGGGTGGTGCAGCCGTTTATTCTGGGCTTTGCCTGGGCCAGCATGGTGGTGATTGCCACCTGGCCATTGATGCTGAAATTCCAGCGACTGTTATGGGGACGCCGTTCACTGGCGGTGATCGTCATGACACTGCTGCTGCTCTTACTGTTTATTATTCCCATCGCCCTGCTGGTCAGCAGCCTGATTGATAACAGTGCGCCTGTGATTGCCTGGGTGACCCAGGGCCACACGATGCCGAAACTGACGTGGCTCAGGGAAATCCCGATGGTGGGTAAAAAGCTGTATGTCAGTTATGACACGCTGGTGGCGAGTGGCGGTGCCGGCGTGATGGCGAAAATACAGCCTTACATCGGCCGCACCACAGGCTTTTTTGTGGCTCAGGCCGGTCATTTCGGGCGCTTTATGATCCATCTGGGCGTGATGTTACTGTTCAGCGTGCTGCTTTACTGGCGTGGCGAACAGGCTGCCCAGGGCATCCGTCACTTCGCGTTTCGTATGGCGGGACGACGCGGTGATGCTGCGGTGATGCTGGCGGCACAGTCCATTCGTGCCGTAGCGCTGGGTGTGGTGGTGACGGCGCTGGTGCAGGGTGTGCTGGGCGGCATCGGTCTGGCGATTTCCGGTATTCCTTATGCCACGCTGTTAACGGTACTGATGATCCTCTGCTGCCTGGTACAGCTCGGTCCACTGCTGGTGCTGGTTCCTGCCATCATCTATCTCTACTGGAGCGGCGATACCACCTGGGGCACCGTGCTGCTGGTCTGGAGCTGTGTGGTCGGCACGATGGATAACGTTCTGCGCCCGATGTTAATCCGTATGGGCGCAGACCTGCCGATGATTCTGATCCTCTCAGGCGTGATTGGTGGCCTGTTCGCGTTCGGCATGATTGGTCTGTTTATCGGCCCGGTGGTTCTGGCGGTTTCCTACCGTCTGGTTTCGGTCTGGGTACATGAAGCGCCCGCCCCGGATAAAGACCCGATGGCCTCGGCTGATGCACTGGCCGATCACGAGGGTACCCCACCAGCTGTATAA
- a CDS encoding FAD-binding and (Fe-S)-binding domain-containing protein, which translates to MIPQISQAPGLVQLVLTFLESLKEQGFTGDMATSYADRLSLSTDNSIYQLLPDAALFPRSTADVALLARVAGEARFASLVFTPRGGGTGTNGQSLNQGIVVDMSRYMNRILEINTDEGWVRVEAGVIKDQLNAWLKPFGFFFSPELSTSNRATLGGMINTDASGQGSLVYGKTSDHVLGLRAVLLGGDMLDTRPMATALAETLAQTATPEGRIYQQVLTRCREHRALILEKFPKLNRFLTGYDLRHVFSDDMQTFDLTRLLCGAEGTLAFITEARLDITPLPKVRRLVNIKYDSFDSALRNAPLMVEAQALSVETVDSKVLNLAREDIVWHSVSELITDVPDKAMLGLNIVEFAGDNAALIDQQIEQLCARLDALMAQQQGGVIGYQFCNDLDGIERIYNMRKKAVGLLGNAKGRAKPIPFVEDTAVPPEKLADYIVEFRALLDSHGLSYGMFGHVDAGVLHVRPALDMCDPQQEMMMKQISDDVVALTARYGGLLWGEHGKGFRAQYSPAFFGETLFNELRRIKAAFDPLNRLNPGKICTPFNRNDEMMQVDAVKRGTFDRQIPVTVRDEWRGAMECNGNGLCFNFDVRSPMCPSMKITRNRIHSPKGRATLTREWLRLLAEQGVDPLVLEKQLPENTLSLRGLITRTRNSWHASKGEYDFSHEVKEAMSGCLACKACSTQCPIKIDVPAFRSRFLQLYHTRYLRPVSDHLVAAVESYAPLMAKAPKVFNFFLRQPWVKELSKTHIGMVDLPLLSAPNLKQQLSGHPAMNMTLEQLEALPAADRANCVLVVQDPFTSFYEAQLVNDFVRLIEKLGYRPVLLPFLPNGKAQHVKGFLQRFARTAARTADFLNRVAKLELPMVGVDPATVLCYRDEYRQTLGESRGDFSVLLVHEWLARALSERDVQATGGESWYLFAHCTEVTAQPSTPNEWQGIFARFGAKLENINVGCCGMAGTYGHESKNLENSLGIYALSWHPQLQRLPRQRCLATGYSCRSQVKRVEGNGMRHPLQALLEIM; encoded by the coding sequence ATGATCCCACAGATTTCGCAGGCGCCGGGCCTCGTTCAACTGGTGCTGACGTTCCTTGAGTCACTGAAAGAGCAGGGTTTTACCGGTGACATGGCAACCAGCTATGCCGATCGTCTTTCACTCTCTACCGATAACAGCATCTATCAGTTGCTGCCCGACGCGGCGCTCTTTCCACGTTCAACCGCCGATGTTGCACTGCTCGCCCGCGTGGCCGGCGAAGCGCGCTTTGCCAGTCTGGTCTTTACCCCACGTGGCGGCGGCACTGGCACCAACGGGCAGTCGCTGAATCAGGGGATCGTGGTGGATATGTCGCGCTACATGAACCGCATCCTGGAGATTAATACGGATGAGGGCTGGGTTCGGGTTGAAGCCGGGGTGATTAAAGATCAGCTGAATGCCTGGCTGAAACCATTTGGCTTTTTCTTCTCGCCAGAATTATCGACCAGTAACCGTGCGACACTGGGCGGAATGATCAATACCGATGCGTCTGGTCAGGGCTCGCTGGTTTACGGCAAAACGTCGGATCACGTTCTGGGCTTGCGGGCTGTGTTGCTGGGCGGCGATATGCTTGATACGCGGCCCATGGCGACGGCGCTGGCAGAAACACTGGCACAGACGGCCACCCCGGAAGGGCGGATCTATCAGCAGGTGCTGACGCGTTGCCGCGAGCATCGTGCGCTGATTCTGGAAAAGTTTCCAAAGCTGAATCGGTTCCTGACCGGCTATGATCTGCGCCACGTTTTCAGTGACGATATGCAGACCTTTGACCTGACACGCCTGTTGTGCGGCGCTGAAGGAACGCTGGCCTTTATCACCGAAGCGCGGCTCGATATCACCCCGCTGCCAAAAGTGCGGCGGCTGGTGAACATTAAATATGACTCTTTTGACTCGGCCCTGCGCAACGCGCCATTGATGGTGGAAGCGCAGGCGCTCTCAGTCGAGACTGTTGACTCTAAAGTACTGAATCTGGCACGTGAAGATATCGTCTGGCACTCGGTGAGTGAATTAATTACTGACGTACCCGACAAAGCGATGCTGGGTCTCAATATTGTTGAATTCGCCGGTGACAACGCAGCGCTGATCGATCAGCAGATTGAACAACTTTGCGCCCGCCTTGACGCGCTGATGGCGCAGCAGCAGGGAGGCGTCATTGGCTATCAGTTCTGTAACGATCTGGATGGCATTGAGCGCATTTATAACATGCGTAAAAAAGCGGTGGGTCTGCTGGGGAATGCCAAAGGCCGCGCTAAGCCGATTCCGTTTGTGGAAGACACTGCCGTTCCGCCGGAAAAACTGGCGGACTATATTGTCGAATTTCGCGCCCTGCTTGATAGCCACGGTTTGAGTTACGGCATGTTTGGTCACGTCGATGCAGGCGTCCTGCACGTGCGTCCTGCGCTGGATATGTGCGATCCGCAGCAGGAGATGATGATGAAACAGATCTCCGACGATGTGGTGGCACTGACTGCGCGCTACGGCGGCCTGCTGTGGGGCGAACATGGCAAAGGTTTCCGCGCCCAGTATAGTCCGGCATTCTTTGGCGAGACGCTGTTTAACGAACTGCGCCGCATCAAAGCCGCCTTTGACCCGTTAAACCGTCTTAACCCAGGCAAAATCTGCACGCCCTTTAACCGTAACGACGAGATGATGCAGGTGGATGCAGTGAAGCGCGGCACCTTTGATCGGCAGATTCCGGTCACGGTGCGCGATGAATGGCGTGGGGCGATGGAGTGTAACGGCAACGGCTTGTGTTTTAACTTTGATGTTCGCAGCCCGATGTGTCCTTCCATGAAGATTACCCGCAACCGCATTCACTCTCCTAAGGGACGGGCGACGCTGACGCGGGAATGGCTGCGGCTGCTGGCTGAACAGGGTGTCGATCCCCTTGTACTGGAAAAGCAGCTGCCGGAAAACACGCTGTCGCTGCGCGGCTTGATTACCCGCACACGCAACAGCTGGCACGCCAGCAAAGGGGAGTATGACTTCTCTCACGAGGTAAAGGAGGCGATGTCGGGCTGCCTGGCCTGTAAGGCCTGCTCGACCCAGTGTCCGATCAAAATTGACGTACCCGCGTTCCGTTCGCGCTTCCTCCAGCTTTACCACACCCGCTATCTGCGTCCGGTCAGCGATCATCTGGTGGCGGCGGTTGAAAGCTATGCACCACTGATGGCGAAAGCGCCGAAGGTGTTCAATTTCTTCCTGCGTCAGCCCTGGGTGAAAGAGTTAAGTAAAACGCATATCGGCATGGTTGATCTGCCTCTGCTCTCGGCGCCAAATCTGAAACAGCAGCTCAGCGGTCATCCCGCCATGAACATGACGCTGGAACAGCTGGAAGCGTTGCCAGCTGCCGATCGCGCTAACTGTGTGCTGGTGGTGCAGGATCCGTTTACCAGCTTTTATGAAGCCCAGTTGGTAAATGATTTTGTCAGGCTGATTGAGAAGCTGGGCTACCGTCCGGTACTGCTGCCATTCTTGCCTAACGGCAAAGCGCAGCATGTGAAAGGTTTCCTGCAGCGTTTTGCACGCACGGCAGCTCGCACCGCCGATTTTCTTAATCGGGTAGCAAAACTGGAACTGCCTATGGTGGGTGTGGATCCCGCTACCGTGCTCTGCTATCGCGATGAGTATCGTCAGACGCTGGGTGAGTCGCGCGGCGACTTCAGCGTATTGCTGGTGCATGAGTGGTTAGCGCGTGCGCTGTCAGAACGTGACGTGCAGGCAACAGGCGGGGAATCCTGGTATCTCTTCGCGCACTGCACTGAGGTGACCGCGCAGCCCTCCACACCGAATGAGTGGCAGGGGATCTTTGCCCGGTTTGGTGCAAAGCTGGAAAACATCAATGTCGGCTGCTGCGGCATGGCGGGCACCTACGGCCACGAAAGTAAAAACCTCGAAAATTCGCTGGGAATCTATGCACTCTCCTGGCATCCACAGCTTCAGCGACTGCCTCGTCAGCGCTGCCTGGCCACGGGTTATTCATGCCGTAGTCAGGTCAAGCGTGTAGAAGGCAATGGCATGCGCCATCCGCTTCAGGCATTGTTAGAGATAATGTAA
- a CDS encoding 3-deoxy-7-phosphoheptulonate synthase produces MNKTDELRTARIGSLITPASLAADHPVSPAIADNVTAARKRIARILTGEDPRLLVVIGPCSLHDPKAALEYAERLNALRSRYDDRLEIVMRAYFEKPRTVVGWKGLISDPNLDGSYDVNRGIGIARKLLIDINALGLPTATEFLDMVIGQFIADLISWGAIGARTTESQIHREMASALSCPVGFKNGTDGNVQIAVDAIRAARASHMFLSPDKLGQMTIYQTSGNPHGHVILRGGKQPNYHASDVAAAAESLSAFNLPEQLVIDFSHGNCLKQHRRQMDVAAEVAEQIKAGSRAVAGVMIESFLEEGNQKVVSGEPLVYGKSITDPCLGWQESEKVLALLAEAVSHRL; encoded by the coding sequence ATGAACAAAACCGACGAACTGCGTACCGCACGCATTGGTAGTCTGATTACCCCCGCCAGCCTGGCGGCTGACCATCCCGTTTCCCCGGCCATTGCCGACAATGTCACGGCTGCCCGTAAACGTATAGCCCGTATTCTGACCGGTGAAGATCCCCGCCTGCTGGTGGTGATTGGCCCCTGCTCACTGCACGACCCGAAAGCGGCTCTGGAGTATGCAGAGCGTCTGAACGCATTGCGCAGCCGCTATGACGATCGGCTGGAAATTGTGATGCGCGCCTACTTCGAGAAGCCGCGCACCGTGGTGGGCTGGAAAGGCTTAATCTCTGATCCGAACCTGGATGGCAGCTACGATGTAAACCGGGGCATTGGTATCGCCCGCAAACTGCTGATTGATATCAACGCGCTGGGATTGCCTACCGCCACAGAGTTCCTGGATATGGTGATCGGCCAGTTTATTGCCGACCTGATCAGCTGGGGAGCGATTGGCGCTCGCACCACCGAAAGCCAGATCCACCGAGAAATGGCGTCGGCCCTCTCCTGCCCGGTCGGCTTTAAAAACGGCACCGACGGTAACGTTCAGATTGCCGTGGATGCGATTCGCGCCGCACGCGCCAGCCATATGTTCCTGTCGCCGGACAAGCTGGGGCAGATGACGATCTATCAGACCAGCGGCAACCCGCATGGACATGTGATCCTGCGTGGTGGCAAGCAGCCTAACTATCATGCCAGTGATGTCGCTGCCGCGGCGGAGAGTCTGTCTGCCTTTAATCTGCCAGAGCAGCTGGTAATCGACTTCAGTCACGGCAACTGCCTGAAGCAGCATCGTCGTCAGATGGATGTGGCGGCAGAGGTAGCGGAGCAGATTAAAGCAGGATCGCGGGCTGTTGCCGGTGTGATGATTGAGAGCTTCCTGGAAGAGGGTAATCAGAAAGTGGTGAGCGGCGAACCGCTGGTTTACGGCAAGTCGATTACCGATCCCTGCCTCGGCTGGCAGGAGAGCGAAAAAGTGCTCGCCCTGCTGGCCGAGGCGGTTTCTCATCGCCTCTGA
- the ppsA gene encoding phosphoenolpyruvate synthase has product MSINGEQPLVLWYNQLGMHDVDRVGGKNASLGEMITNLSSLGVSVPNGFATTSYAFNLFLEQSGLNQRIYALLDETDIDDVNALASAGKQIRQWVVETPFLPELESAILDAYQQLSADDDAASFAVRSSATAEDMPDASFAGQQETFLNVQGIDAVMVAVKHVFASLFNDRAISYRVHQGYDHRGVALSAGIQRMVRSDLASSGVMFTIDTESGFDQVVFITAALGLGEMVVQGAVNPDEFYVHKPTLAADRPAIVRRNMGSKKVRMVYADSQAHGEQVQIEDVPEAERDRFCLSDEEVQALAKQAVLIEQHYQRPMDIEWAKDGHTGKLFIVQARPETVRSNGQVMERYTLQGQGSVVVEGRAIGHRIGAGVVKVIHDISEMHRIEKGDVLVTDMTDPDWEPIMKKASAIVTNRGGRTCHAAIIARELGIPAVVGCGDATDRLKEGHQVTVSCAEGDTGYVYDQLLDFDVTSSQVDSLPELPLKIMMNVGNPDRAFDFACLPNEGVGLARLEFIINRMIGVHPKALLEFDQQTPELQQQIRKMMKGFDNPVEFYIGRLTEGIATLGAAFAPKRVIVRLSDFKTNEYANLVGGERYEPEEENPMLGFRGAGRYVADSFRDCFALECEAVKRVRNEMGLTNVEIMVPFVRTVDQAQAVVEELARQGLKRGENGLKIIMMCEIPSNALLADQFLQHFDGFSIGSNDMTQLTLGLDRDSGVVSALFDERNEAVKALLSMAIKAAKKQGKYVGICGQGPSDHQDFAAWLMEEGIDSLSLNPDTVVETWVSLAQLNKTA; this is encoded by the coding sequence ATGTCCATTAATGGCGAACAGCCACTCGTGCTCTGGTATAACCAGCTTGGTATGCATGATGTTGATCGGGTAGGCGGTAAGAATGCCTCTCTGGGTGAAATGATTACTAATCTCTCTTCGCTGGGTGTTTCTGTACCCAATGGATTCGCGACGACATCCTATGCCTTTAACCTGTTTCTTGAGCAAAGCGGGCTCAATCAGCGAATTTACGCGCTGCTGGACGAGACCGATATTGATGATGTGAATGCGCTGGCATCAGCGGGTAAGCAGATTCGTCAGTGGGTGGTGGAGACCCCTTTTCTGCCGGAACTGGAGTCCGCCATTCTGGATGCCTATCAGCAACTTTCTGCCGATGATGATGCCGCGTCGTTTGCTGTCCGCTCCTCGGCCACCGCGGAAGATATGCCCGATGCCTCCTTTGCTGGTCAGCAGGAAACCTTCCTGAATGTGCAGGGTATCGACGCCGTGATGGTGGCGGTGAAGCATGTCTTTGCTTCGCTGTTTAATGACCGCGCTATCTCTTACCGCGTGCACCAGGGATATGATCACCGTGGCGTGGCGCTCTCTGCGGGTATTCAGCGCATGGTGCGCTCTGACCTGGCCTCTTCAGGTGTGATGTTCACCATTGATACGGAGTCTGGCTTTGATCAGGTGGTCTTTATTACTGCTGCGCTGGGACTGGGTGAAATGGTGGTGCAGGGTGCCGTTAACCCGGACGAATTCTACGTCCACAAGCCCACGCTGGCAGCGGATCGTCCCGCTATCGTGCGCCGCAATATGGGGTCGAAAAAGGTTCGCATGGTCTATGCCGATTCTCAGGCGCATGGCGAGCAGGTTCAGATCGAAGATGTGCCTGAAGCCGAACGCGATCGTTTTTGCTTAAGTGATGAGGAAGTGCAGGCCCTGGCTAAACAGGCTGTCTTAATTGAACAGCATTATCAGCGTCCGATGGATATTGAGTGGGCCAAAGATGGGCACACCGGTAAGTTGTTCATCGTTCAGGCGCGTCCTGAAACTGTGCGCTCAAATGGTCAGGTCATGGAACGTTATACGCTGCAGGGTCAGGGCAGCGTGGTGGTGGAAGGCCGTGCTATCGGTCATCGTATTGGCGCAGGCGTGGTGAAGGTCATCCACGATATCAGCGAAATGCACCGCATTGAAAAAGGTGATGTGCTGGTGACGGATATGACCGATCCGGACTGGGAACCGATCATGAAAAAGGCGTCAGCGATTGTCACTAACCGTGGCGGACGAACCTGTCATGCGGCAATCATTGCGCGTGAACTGGGTATCCCTGCTGTCGTTGGCTGTGGCGATGCAACCGATCGTTTGAAGGAGGGTCATCAGGTCACGGTTTCCTGTGCTGAGGGCGACACCGGCTACGTCTACGATCAGCTGCTTGATTTTGATGTCACCAGTTCTCAGGTCGATTCGCTGCCTGAACTGCCGCTGAAAATTATGATGAATGTGGGCAACCCCGATCGTGCCTTTGATTTCGCCTGTCTGCCTAACGAAGGTGTCGGTCTGGCGCGTCTGGAATTTATCATTAACCGTATGATTGGCGTCCACCCTAAAGCGCTACTGGAATTCGATCAACAGACACCGGAACTGCAGCAGCAGATCCGTAAAATGATGAAAGGATTTGATAATCCGGTCGAGTTTTACATTGGCCGCCTGACTGAAGGAATTGCCACACTTGGCGCGGCATTTGCACCGAAACGTGTAATTGTCCGACTTTCCGACTTCAAAACGAACGAATATGCCAATCTCGTGGGCGGTGAGCGCTACGAGCCTGAAGAAGAAAACCCGATGCTGGGATTCCGTGGGGCCGGTCGCTACGTAGCGGACAGCTTCCGGGATTGTTTCGCGCTTGAGTGTGAAGCGGTGAAGCGTGTTCGCAATGAGATGGGCCTTACGAACGTTGAGATCATGGTTCCGTTTGTCCGTACCGTGGATCAGGCGCAGGCGGTGGTGGAAGAGCTGGCACGTCAGGGACTGAAGCGCGGCGAAAACGGACTGAAAATCATTATGATGTGCGAGATTCCGTCCAATGCGCTACTGGCGGATCAGTTCCTGCAGCACTTTGATGGCTTCTCAATTGGATCTAACGACATGACCCAGCTGACGCTGGGGCTGGACCGCGACTCCGGCGTTGTCTCTGCACTGTTTGACGAGCGTAATGAAGCCGTGAAAGCGCTGCTTTCCATGGCGATCAAAGCGGCCAAAAAACAGGGTAAATATGTCGGAATTTGTGGGCAGGGACCGTCCGACCATCAGGATTTTGCCGCATGGCTGATGGAAGAGGGCATCGACAGCCTGTCGCTGAACCCGGATACCGTAGTGGAAACCTGGGTGAGTCTGGCGCAGTTAAATAAAACCGCCTGA
- the sufA gene encoding Fe-S cluster assembly scaffold SufA, translating into MASVNTDSFSPDDFVWKGLTLTETAAQQILNLAAQDPEVKGLRLGVKQSGCAGFGYVMDLVKEPVEDDLQFSFHGATLFVPLQAMPFVDGTELDYVREGLNQIFKFNNPKAQHACGCGESFGVE; encoded by the coding sequence ATGGCATCCGTTAATACAGACTCTTTCTCACCCGACGATTTTGTCTGGAAAGGGTTGACGCTGACTGAAACCGCAGCACAACAAATTCTCAATCTGGCGGCTCAGGATCCTGAAGTCAAGGGTCTGCGGCTTGGCGTGAAACAATCCGGTTGCGCCGGGTTTGGCTACGTCATGGATCTGGTTAAAGAGCCTGTCGAAGACGATTTGCAGTTCTCATTCCACGGCGCAACGCTGTTTGTGCCGCTTCAGGCGATGCCATTCGTTGATGGCACCGAGCTGGATTACGTTCGCGAAGGCCTGAATCAGATTTTTAAATTCAATAACCCTAAAGCTCAGCACGCCTGCGGGTGCGGTGAAAGCTTTGGCGTCGAGTAA